From a region of the Alnus glutinosa chromosome 1, dhAlnGlut1.1, whole genome shotgun sequence genome:
- the LOC133874074 gene encoding uncharacterized protein LOC133874074: MDKSWMKLPRSSREYIRGVLVFVKFACEHLNRKGVIVCPCKKCLLGKSWSSEVVFAHLTSGAGIIEGYTEWIMHGESLVPYVDNETTYEVPRTVQVDSIPLHGGSSGMQDMLNDVFAMHDVCVEVGGSQVEAEVEAKTESVDAEIEDSNKGAYKFEELLKDAHTPLHENTKHSKLGVIVHLYSIKCMGGWSNTSFSMLLEFINELMHPDASLPKDTYEAKKYLKDLGLEYEKISTCRKGCMLFWRENEKLDKCTFCNESRWKDDLTNEDGSTKSLKKKPVKVLRWFPLIPRLQRLFMSHHTSPHMKWHAQGRTKDGVLRHPANGEAWKAFDSCYPVFALDP; encoded by the coding sequence atggacaagagttggatgaagttGCCGCGAAGTTCGCGAGAGTATATTCGTGGGGTTTTagtgtttgtgaaatttgcatGTGAACATTTGAATAGAAAAGGGGTCATTGTGTGTCCCTGTAAGAAGTGTCTGTTGGGCAAATCATGGTCCAGTGAAGTTGTATTTGCCCATTTAACGTCAGGCGCCGGGATTATTGAGGGTTACACTGAGTGGATAATGCATGGAGAATCACTTGTCCCTTACGTTGATAACGAGACAACATATGAAGTTCCCAGGACGGTTCAAGTGGATAGCATTCCACTACATGGGGGGTCCAGTGGGATGCAAGACATGCTTAATGACGTTTTTGCGATGCACGATGTTTGTGTAGAAGTCGGTGGGTCTCAAGTGGAAGCCGAAGTCGAAGCCAAAACCGAATCTGTGGATGCTGAAATTGAAGACTCTAACAAGGGAGCATATAAGTTTGAAGAATTGCTAAAGGATGCCCATACACCACTCCATGAAAATACCAAACATAGCAAATTGGGAGTTATTGTGCATTTATATAGCATTAAGTGTATGGGCGGTTGGAGCAATACATCATTCTCCATGTTGCTCGAATTCATCAATGAGCTGATGCATCCAGATGCAAGTTTGCCTAAAGACACATACGAGGCGAAAAAGTACTTGAAGGATTTGGGCCTTGAGTATGAGAAGATATCGACTTGTCGCAAAggttgtatgttgttttggagggaaaatgaaaagttggacaaATGTACATTCTGCAATGAGTCCAGGTGGAAGGATGACTTAACTAATGAAGATGGGTCgacaaaaagtttgaaaaaaaagccGGTCAAAGTGTTGCGTTGGTTTCCTCTAATACCAAGGCTGCAGAGGttgtttatgtcacatcatacaTCGCCACATATGAAGTGGCACGCTCAAGGCCGTACAAAAGACGGTGTGTTGAGGCATCCGGCCAATGGAGAAGCATGGAAGGCATTCGATTCATGTTACCCAGTATTCGCATTAGACCCGTGA